From Amycolatopsis sp. cg9, one genomic window encodes:
- a CDS encoding VOC family protein translates to MNLTIHQTFLPHHDHEASLAFYRDTLGFEVRNDVDYGGQHWLTIGLPDQPDTALVLQPTGAAYAGLSDEERRTVTEMMAKGSFAAVNLATDDLDGTFERVQAGAAEVVQEPTDQPWGIRDCSFRDPAGNLVRIQEVR, encoded by the coding sequence ATGAACCTCACCATTCACCAGACGTTCCTCCCCCACCACGACCACGAAGCTTCGCTGGCCTTTTACCGCGACACCCTCGGCTTCGAAGTGCGCAACGACGTCGATTACGGCGGCCAGCACTGGCTCACGATCGGTCTCCCGGACCAGCCCGACACCGCGCTCGTCCTGCAGCCGACGGGCGCCGCTTACGCGGGCCTGTCCGACGAAGAACGCCGCACCGTCACCGAAATGATGGCCAAGGGCAGCTTCGCGGCGGTCAACCTGGCCACCGACGACCTGGACGGCACCTTCGAGCGGGTCCAGGCCGGCGCCGCCGAAGTCGTCCAGGAGCCGACCGACCAGCCGTGGGGCATCCGCGACTGTTCCTTCCGCGACCCCGCGGGCAACCTCGTCCGCATCCAAGAAGTGCGCTGA
- a CDS encoding AraC family transcriptional regulator yields the protein MCLSLAAAARKHLGELALLRRVRDRIDRECARPLDVEALARDAAMPVAQFVRRFREAYGLSPHDYRRAAEAVRNREAPAPRPKVA from the coding sequence ATGTGCCTGAGCCTCGCCGCCGCCGCGCGAAAGCACCTGGGCGAGCTGGCGCTGCTGCGCCGCGTCCGCGATCGCATCGACCGTGAATGCGCGCGGCCGCTCGACGTCGAAGCGCTGGCGCGCGACGCGGCGATGCCGGTCGCGCAATTCGTCCGCCGGTTCCGGGAGGCTTACGGCCTTTCCCCGCACGATTACCGGCGGGCCGCCGAAGCGGTCAGGAATCGAGAAGCCCCGGCCCCGCGGCCGAAAGTAGCGTGA
- a CDS encoding MFS transporter — MLRDRRIAGLLLGDLLANVGTGMLLVAMPVQTLSLHGGVPKAIAIGLVEAAPFVLSTALALAIGLGRVRVPPRTLLVADCVLRSLTFAALGVLAATGTLTLPVLLAGLFFGATFRLAGASGRRVLATAAAGEAGRFSVNGLLGLNTTFALYIAGPVLGGIVVATAGASLALLLDACGALVLLAATLACVPQPAEAPGRPESSGWRILRRRPVAARLLVVEFFFNFLYMPIEVALPLYVSGTLHAGATGLGWLWGALGAGAFLGAALVSRLRNLPQRPLLVAIIGLWALCPIGLALTGDLTVALLVFGLGGLVYAPFTPVAYSFLQSGLAPDEQQPVVTLWTTGATVAAPLGLALGGPLVELAGSTGGLVLSGVLTLLLLPIAARAVLGRTPEGEPTCA; from the coding sequence GTGCTGCGCGACCGGCGGATCGCCGGTCTGCTCCTGGGGGACCTCCTGGCCAACGTCGGCACGGGCATGCTGCTGGTCGCCATGCCGGTGCAGACGCTGTCGCTGCACGGCGGCGTGCCGAAGGCGATCGCCATCGGGCTCGTGGAGGCGGCGCCGTTCGTGCTCTCCACCGCGCTGGCGCTGGCCATCGGGCTGGGCCGGGTGCGCGTGCCGCCGCGGACGCTGCTCGTCGCCGACTGCGTGCTGCGGTCGCTGACGTTCGCCGCGCTCGGCGTCCTGGCCGCCACCGGCACGCTGACCCTGCCGGTGCTGCTCGCCGGGCTCTTCTTCGGCGCCACGTTCCGGCTGGCCGGGGCGAGCGGCCGCCGGGTGCTGGCGACGGCGGCCGCGGGCGAGGCCGGGCGGTTCTCGGTCAACGGGCTGCTCGGCCTGAACACGACGTTCGCGCTCTACATCGCCGGGCCGGTGCTCGGCGGGATCGTCGTGGCCACCGCGGGCGCGAGCCTCGCGCTGCTCCTCGACGCGTGCGGCGCGCTGGTCCTGCTGGCGGCCACCCTGGCGTGCGTCCCCCAGCCCGCCGAGGCCCCCGGGCGGCCGGAAAGCTCCGGGTGGCGGATCCTGCGCCGCCGTCCGGTGGCCGCGCGGCTGCTCGTCGTCGAGTTCTTCTTCAACTTCCTCTACATGCCCATCGAAGTGGCGCTCCCGCTGTACGTGAGCGGGACGCTGCACGCCGGCGCCACCGGGCTGGGGTGGCTCTGGGGTGCGCTCGGTGCGGGCGCGTTCCTCGGGGCCGCGCTGGTCAGCCGGCTGCGGAACCTGCCGCAGCGGCCGCTGCTGGTCGCGATCATCGGGCTGTGGGCGCTGTGCCCGATCGGCCTCGCGCTGACCGGCGACCTGACCGTGGCGCTGCTCGTCTTCGGCCTGGGCGGCCTGGTGTACGCGCCGTTCACGCCGGTCGCCTACAGCTTCCTGCAATCCGGGCTGGCACCCGATGAACAGCAGCCGGTCGTCACGCTCTGGACGACCGGCGCGACCGTGGCCGCCCCGCTGGGCCTCGCGCTGGGCGGGCCGCTGGTCGAGCTGGCCGGCAGCACCGGCGGGCTGGTGCTGTCCGGGGTGCTGACCCTCCTGCTGCTCCCGATCGCGGCCCGGGCGGTGCTCGGCCGCACACCGGAAGGGGAACCGACATGTGCCTGA
- a CDS encoding VOC family protein, whose amino-acid sequence MDVTIHSSFLPHTDPEASLAFYRDLLGFEVRQNVKYGGLQWITIGPPNQPDTAIVLTPPTATPGLTDDERRMIGEMMAKGTYAGVNLATKDLDALFAKLQAGNAEVVQEPIDQPYGVRDCSFRDPAGNLLRIQELR is encoded by the coding sequence ATGGACGTCACCATTCACTCGAGCTTCCTCCCCCACACCGACCCGGAAGCCTCGCTCGCCTTCTACCGCGACCTGCTCGGCTTCGAGGTCCGCCAGAACGTCAAGTACGGCGGCCTGCAGTGGATCACCATCGGCCCGCCGAACCAGCCGGACACCGCGATCGTGCTGACGCCGCCGACCGCGACGCCGGGGCTGACCGACGACGAGCGCCGCATGATCGGCGAGATGATGGCGAAGGGCACCTACGCCGGGGTCAACCTGGCCACCAAGGACCTCGACGCCTTGTTCGCGAAGCTGCAGGCGGGCAACGCCGAAGTCGTCCAGGAGCCGATCGACCAGCCCTACGGCGTCCGCGACTGCTCCTTCCGCGACCCCGCCGGCAACCTGCTGCGCATCCAGGAACTGCGCTGA
- a CDS encoding helix-turn-helix transcriptional regulator: MTSTAASAQYLRDLALLRRVRDRIDREYAQPLDVEALASGVNMSAGHLSRQFRKAYGESPYSYLMTRRIERAMALLRKGELSVTEVCFTVGFSSLGTFSTRFAELVGMPPSVYREQQAEATVGMPPCVAKQVTRPIRNREARPQAHT; encoded by the coding sequence GTGACCAGCACCGCCGCCTCGGCGCAGTACCTGCGCGACCTCGCGCTGCTTCGCCGCGTCCGGGACCGGATCGACCGCGAGTACGCGCAGCCGCTCGACGTCGAGGCGCTCGCGAGCGGGGTGAACATGTCGGCCGGGCACCTCAGCCGGCAGTTCCGGAAGGCCTACGGAGAGTCACCGTATTCGTACCTCATGACGCGGCGGATCGAACGGGCGATGGCGCTGCTGCGGAAGGGCGAGCTGAGCGTCACCGAGGTCTGCTTCACCGTCGGGTTCTCGTCGCTCGGCACCTTCAGCACCCGGTTCGCCGAGCTGGTGGGCATGCCCCCGAGCGTCTACCGCGAGCAGCAGGCCGAGGCGACCGTCGGGATGCCGCCGTGCGTGGCCAAACAGGTCACCAGACCGATCAGGAATCGAGAAGCGCGACCGCAGGCGCACACATAG
- a CDS encoding LysR family transcriptional regulator, translated as MDLNLLRVFDALLREGSVTAAAERLNLSIPATSRALGRLRRAMNDPILVRAGRGMAPTPFALRTAPRVRSLLEEASALISTEVAIADLERTFTIRINDGVAATLATAAAEATAAAAPGVTLRFVAEGTESAEALRDGSIDLDIGVGEHAAPDIHSAVLYRERLVAAVRADSPLGGHRRPTLAQLCRYPHVSASRRGRARGPLDDVLAAAGLHRRVAAVVPTSAVAALVVSSSDYVGLLPQRLAEQHGPALGLRWFPVPAELPEVEVRLSWHARLDADPPQRWLRETITTALR; from the coding sequence ATGGACTTGAACCTCCTGCGCGTGTTCGACGCGCTGCTGCGGGAAGGGAGCGTCACGGCCGCGGCCGAGCGCCTGAACTTGTCCATCCCGGCGACGAGCCGCGCGCTGGGCCGCCTGCGGCGGGCGATGAACGACCCGATCCTGGTGCGCGCCGGGCGCGGGATGGCCCCGACGCCGTTCGCGCTGCGCACCGCGCCGCGCGTGCGGTCGCTGCTGGAGGAGGCGTCGGCGCTGATCAGCACCGAGGTGGCGATCGCCGACCTCGAGCGCACGTTCACCATCCGCATCAACGACGGCGTGGCGGCCACCCTGGCGACCGCGGCGGCCGAAGCGACGGCGGCGGCCGCGCCCGGCGTCACGCTGCGCTTCGTCGCGGAGGGCACGGAAAGCGCGGAGGCGCTCCGCGACGGCTCGATCGACCTGGACATCGGCGTGGGCGAGCACGCGGCGCCGGACATCCACAGCGCCGTGCTCTACCGCGAACGCCTGGTCGCGGCGGTGCGCGCGGACAGCCCGCTGGGCGGGCACCGCCGTCCGACGCTGGCGCAGCTGTGCCGCTACCCGCACGTCTCGGCGTCCCGGCGCGGCCGGGCCCGCGGCCCCCTGGACGACGTCCTCGCGGCGGCGGGCCTGCACCGCCGGGTGGCCGCGGTCGTGCCGACGTCCGCGGTGGCCGCGCTGGTGGTCTCGTCCAGCGACTACGTGGGCCTGCTCCCCCAGCGCCTGGCCGAGCAGCACGGCCCGGCGCTGGGGCTGCGCTGGTTCCCGGTCCCGGCGGAGCTGCCGGAGGTGGAGGTACGGCTGTCCTGGCACGCGCGGCTCGACGCGGACCCCCCGCAACGCTGGCTGCGGGAGACGATCACCACCGCACTCCGCTGA
- a CDS encoding MFS transporter, producing the protein MEFKKLVALMCACVVLVVGMVAAVNLAVPMLAASALHPSAPALVWIVDTYVVVFACLVIPGGAAGDRFGRKGVLLAGLVLFAAGALLSAVAPDVVVLLGGRALTGVGAAAVLPNSLAVLLHAAPADRKAATIATWASMTGIGGVVGNVGGGLVLSGGSWRWLFAAAVPVALAAAALVARNAPVSSRHDRPLDPPAALLLVGASVALLVGIVEGPEAGWGSAVVVFGFAAAAVLFTAWTLRELKAGHPLLDPRLFRIAGLRSACLGMTTVFFGMFALFYVNASFLQYAKGFGVLGTGLGIVPLTIPLILGGRHAGHLARRIGLDATVALAFAFVGGGLLGLSTSDAQTPYAEYAAWLVVTGIGVTLALPTLSGVIAGSLPPAQAGVGTGLQATTREFGSALGVAVIGTVMTAEFAAALPSDARGSRTVAEALARTGHAPDVVTAFVAGTDAGLFAAGIVVLVLGALVAGEAWWRRPSRGFPFPRDGRAPVQPRPEP; encoded by the coding sequence ATGGAGTTCAAGAAGCTGGTCGCCCTGATGTGCGCGTGCGTCGTGCTCGTCGTCGGGATGGTCGCGGCGGTCAACCTCGCCGTCCCGATGCTCGCCGCGAGCGCGCTGCACCCGTCCGCGCCGGCGCTGGTCTGGATCGTCGACACCTACGTCGTCGTGTTCGCCTGCCTGGTGATCCCCGGCGGGGCCGCGGGCGACCGGTTCGGCCGCAAGGGCGTCCTGCTGGCCGGCCTCGTCCTCTTCGCGGCGGGCGCGCTGCTGTCGGCGGTGGCCCCGGACGTCGTCGTCCTGCTCGGCGGCCGGGCGCTCACCGGCGTCGGCGCGGCCGCGGTGCTGCCCAACTCGCTCGCCGTCCTGCTGCACGCCGCGCCCGCGGACCGCAAAGCCGCCACGATCGCCACCTGGGCGTCGATGACCGGCATCGGCGGCGTCGTCGGCAACGTCGGCGGCGGGCTGGTCCTGTCCGGCGGCTCGTGGCGCTGGCTGTTCGCCGCCGCCGTACCGGTCGCCCTCGCCGCGGCCGCACTGGTGGCCCGCAACGCGCCGGTGTCCTCGCGCCACGACCGCCCGCTCGACCCGCCGGCCGCGCTGCTGCTCGTCGGCGCGTCGGTCGCGCTGCTCGTCGGGATCGTCGAGGGCCCGGAAGCGGGCTGGGGGAGTGCGGTCGTCGTGTTCGGCTTCGCCGCCGCCGCGGTGCTGTTCACCGCCTGGACGCTCCGGGAGCTGAAGGCCGGGCACCCGCTGCTGGACCCCCGGCTGTTCCGGATCGCGGGCCTGCGCAGCGCCTGCCTCGGCATGACCACGGTCTTCTTCGGCATGTTCGCGCTGTTCTACGTCAACGCGTCGTTCCTCCAGTACGCCAAGGGGTTCGGCGTGCTGGGGACCGGGCTGGGGATCGTCCCCCTGACGATCCCGCTCATCCTCGGCGGACGGCACGCGGGGCACCTGGCCCGGCGCATCGGCCTCGACGCCACGGTGGCGCTCGCCTTCGCGTTCGTCGGCGGCGGCCTGCTCGGGCTGTCCACGAGCGACGCGCAGACGCCGTACGCGGAGTACGCGGCTTGGCTGGTGGTGACGGGGATCGGCGTGACGCTGGCGCTGCCGACGCTGTCCGGCGTGATCGCGGGTTCGCTGCCGCCCGCGCAGGCCGGCGTCGGCACCGGGCTGCAGGCCACCACCCGCGAGTTCGGCAGCGCGCTCGGCGTCGCCGTCATCGGGACGGTGATGACCGCGGAGTTCGCGGCCGCGCTGCCATCGGACGCCCGTGGTTCCCGCACGGTGGCCGAAGCACTGGCCAGGACCGGTCACGCGCCGGACGTCGTCACGGCGTTCGTCGCGGGCACGGACGCGGGCCTGTTCGCGGCCGGGATCGTCGTGCTCGTCCTCGGCGCGCTGGTCGCCGGGGAAGCCTGGTGGCGGAGACCGTCCCGGGGGTTCCCGTTCCCCCGGGACGGCCGTGCACCGGTGCAACCCCGACCGGAGCCGTGA
- a CDS encoding FAD-dependent oxidoreductase translates to MADGDRIVIVGAGVAGLRAAERLREQNFDGEIVLIGDEARRPYHRPMVSKALVMGTERPSDVGLSHYLPDLDVHWRLGARVTHLDTTERVVHLPGGESLWYDGLIAATGVYPRHLPGSPRHDPRVRILRTVEDSMAVRRCLNASKKPAVVIGAGLIGNEFAASMRHIGRDVTLVGHAKAPLHRFGDRVSSGIVEAHHEHRANLAMKSEVRHWISTKDTVGLHLTNNQLLVASVVVLAIGSVPSVDWMRGSGLDISDGVLCDSKLFAEGASDVVIAGDIARWPNLRFDETPRRVEHWINAVESARHAADNLLMGQSSAKPFTPLPRAWSTLYDTRLQMCGMPSLAEDTVTLADGITGFIRDGRLVGISSWDKPRAMLDWMAELDRRLPAPDYVPEPEPAPVAEVPVVEPSVAALAAEVPPEFDSGFDHQAFEREFESEFANDIPTTAFPAQALPTPPTTAFAAQPGAALPTMAIPMGR, encoded by the coding sequence ATGGCTGACGGCGACCGGATCGTCATCGTCGGCGCGGGCGTCGCCGGGCTGCGTGCCGCGGAACGCCTGCGGGAACAGAACTTCGACGGCGAGATCGTGCTCATCGGCGACGAGGCGCGGCGCCCCTACCACCGGCCGATGGTCTCCAAGGCGCTGGTGATGGGGACCGAACGGCCCAGCGACGTGGGCCTTTCGCACTACCTGCCCGACCTCGACGTGCACTGGCGCCTCGGGGCGCGCGTGACGCACCTGGACACCACCGAGCGGGTCGTGCACCTGCCCGGCGGCGAGTCCCTCTGGTACGACGGCCTGATCGCCGCGACCGGCGTCTACCCGCGGCACCTGCCCGGGTCACCGCGGCACGACCCGCGCGTGCGGATCCTGCGCACGGTCGAGGATTCGATGGCCGTGCGGCGCTGCCTCAACGCCAGCAAGAAGCCGGCCGTCGTGATCGGCGCCGGCCTGATCGGCAACGAGTTCGCCGCGAGCATGCGGCACATCGGCCGGGACGTCACCCTGGTCGGGCACGCGAAGGCGCCGCTGCACCGCTTCGGCGACCGCGTCTCCAGCGGCATCGTCGAGGCGCACCACGAGCACCGCGCGAACCTGGCGATGAAGAGCGAAGTCCGGCACTGGATCAGCACGAAGGACACCGTCGGGCTGCACCTGACGAACAACCAGCTGCTGGTCGCCAGCGTCGTCGTGCTCGCCATCGGCAGCGTCCCGTCGGTCGACTGGATGCGCGGCTCCGGCCTCGACATCAGCGACGGCGTGCTCTGCGACTCGAAGCTGTTCGCCGAGGGCGCTTCCGACGTCGTCATCGCCGGCGACATCGCGCGCTGGCCGAACCTGCGCTTCGACGAGACCCCGCGGCGGGTCGAGCACTGGATCAACGCCGTCGAGTCGGCCCGGCACGCGGCGGACAACCTGCTGATGGGCCAGTCGAGCGCGAAGCCGTTCACCCCGCTCCCCCGCGCCTGGTCGACGCTGTACGACACCCGGCTGCAGATGTGCGGGATGCCGTCGCTGGCCGAGGACACCGTGACGCTCGCGGACGGCATCACCGGCTTCATCCGCGACGGCAGGCTCGTCGGCATCTCCTCGTGGGACAAGCCGCGGGCGATGCTCGACTGGATGGCCGAGCTCGACCGCCGGCTGCCCGCACCCGACTACGTGCCCGAGCCGGAACCCGCGCCCGTCGCGGAGGTCCCGGTCGTCGAGCCGTCGGTCGCCGCGCTGGCGGCCGAGGTGCCGCCGGAGTTCGACAGCGGCTTCGACCACCAGGCCTTCGAGCGCGAGTTCGAGAGCGAGTTCGCCAACGACATCCCCACGACGGCGTTCCCCGCGCAGGCCCTGCCGACCCCGCCGACCACGGCGTTCGCCGCGCAGCCCGGAGCGGCGCTGCCGACGATGGCCATCCCGATGGGGAGGTAG
- a CDS encoding ferredoxin, whose protein sequence is MPFRLPGSGPRISVDNDRCELYGICAMEAPDVFDLGQDGRLRFHTRLLDETTMEQAKMAARCCPMQAVVMRGDLDG, encoded by the coding sequence ATGCCCTTCCGTCTGCCCGGAAGCGGGCCCCGGATCAGCGTCGACAACGACCGGTGCGAGCTCTACGGCATCTGCGCCATGGAGGCGCCGGACGTGTTCGACCTCGGCCAGGACGGCCGGCTGCGCTTCCACACGCGGCTGCTCGACGAAACCACCATGGAACAGGCGAAGATGGCCGCCCGCTGCTGCCCGATGCAGGCGGTCGTGATGAGAGGGGACCTCGATGGCTGA
- a CDS encoding ferric reductase-like transmembrane domain-containing protein, with protein MVETWHEATIFVTQQFQPKTDPAARGLAAFAARASYAAMMLTLTWGVLTATGWVRSVTGRKALRSSHMVLATGTLIFGGIHALGFFYLTIQPYTLQYLFLPFLAGQEGRHIAGIVGFEVMLAIALTAGLQRFTSYRRWLWLHRCAYPAVALTALHAWFGSIANGHLAVVWLGGITLLIPAATVSLLRFMPARTLERIGLVEEQVA; from the coding sequence ATGGTTGAGACCTGGCACGAAGCGACGATCTTCGTCACGCAGCAGTTCCAGCCGAAGACGGACCCGGCGGCCCGCGGGCTCGCGGCCTTCGCCGCCCGGGCGTCCTACGCGGCCATGATGCTCACGCTCACCTGGGGCGTGCTCACCGCCACCGGCTGGGTGCGCTCGGTCACCGGCCGCAAGGCGCTGCGCAGCTCGCACATGGTGCTGGCGACGGGGACGCTGATCTTCGGCGGCATCCACGCGCTGGGCTTCTTCTACCTGACGATCCAGCCGTACACCCTGCAGTACCTCTTCCTCCCGTTCCTCGCGGGCCAAGAGGGCAGGCACATCGCCGGCATCGTCGGCTTCGAGGTCATGCTCGCCATCGCGCTCACCGCGGGCCTGCAGCGGTTCACCTCCTACCGCCGCTGGCTGTGGCTGCACCGCTGCGCGTACCCGGCGGTGGCGCTGACCGCGCTGCACGCCTGGTTCGGCTCGATCGCCAACGGCCACCTCGCCGTCGTCTGGCTGGGCGGCATCACGCTGCTCATCCCGGCGGCCACGGTGTCACTGCTGCGGTTCATGCCCGCGCGCACCCTCGAACGCATCGGACTCGTGGAAGAGCAGGTGGCCTGA
- a CDS encoding DUF4142 domain-containing protein, with protein MLSASEFAGPDFALRPAADRSRPLVRITFVLVAVLTLLASVAVTSTAQTTSVSDTDAVLLTKVRQAGLWEMPSGMMAMEKGSPIVQAVGFAIMMDHGRLDVATRALSAKLNSPVPDQPSAEQLGWLAEEMNASPGPEFDRIFANRLRAAHGQVFAILAQLRAGTRNDDVRAFATVGNQAVMRHMTMLESTGMVDYTALPTPAVSTTAAPVGQPLGLDTSQIAVVGALFLLVGGGLFYVLRQIKGNRGRARATRRPAAVRTGGSHG; from the coding sequence ATGCTTTCGGCGTCTGAGTTCGCCGGGCCGGACTTCGCGCTCCGGCCCGCCGCCGACCGCTCCCGGCCCCTGGTCCGGATCACGTTCGTGCTGGTCGCGGTGCTGACCCTGCTCGCGTCGGTGGCCGTGACCTCCACCGCCCAGACCACCTCGGTTTCCGACACCGACGCGGTGCTGCTGACCAAGGTCCGCCAGGCCGGGCTCTGGGAGATGCCCTCGGGCATGATGGCGATGGAGAAGGGCAGCCCGATCGTCCAGGCCGTCGGCTTCGCGATCATGATGGACCACGGCCGCCTCGACGTGGCCACGCGCGCGCTGTCGGCGAAGCTGAACTCGCCGGTCCCCGACCAGCCCTCCGCCGAACAGCTCGGCTGGCTCGCCGAAGAGATGAACGCGTCGCCGGGGCCGGAGTTCGACCGCATCTTCGCCAACCGGCTGCGCGCGGCGCACGGCCAGGTGTTCGCCATCCTCGCGCAGCTGCGCGCCGGCACCCGCAACGACGACGTGCGCGCGTTCGCGACCGTCGGCAACCAGGCCGTGATGCGGCACATGACGATGCTCGAGAGCACCGGGATGGTCGACTACACCGCCCTGCCCACCCCCGCCGTCTCCACCACCGCGGCGCCCGTCGGCCAGCCGCTCGGCCTCGACACGTCCCAGATCGCCGTGGTGGGAGCGCTGTTCCTGCTGGTCGGTGGCGGCCTGTTCTACGTGCTGCGCCAGATCAAGGGCAACCGCGGCCGGGCCAGGGCGACGCGCCGGCCGGCCGCTGTGAGAACCGGGGGTAGCCATGGTTGA
- a CDS encoding sigma-70 family RNA polymerase sigma factor, which translates to MGRHTRALRPVQDQEVVGELNDASDDLAKALYQEFGGSLMAFALRLTGHDRQWAEDVVQETLIKAWRNADKLDRRPEMLRAWLFTVARRTVIDGWRSRSVRPQELEEIESDAIAVSDESDRTLAAMIVYEALQGLSPEQREAIQQTYLRDRTVNEVAATLGVPPGTVKSRIHHAVRALRRALRERG; encoded by the coding sequence GTGGGACGGCACACCCGAGCGCTGAGACCCGTTCAAGATCAGGAAGTCGTTGGTGAGCTCAACGACGCCTCCGATGATCTGGCGAAGGCGCTCTACCAGGAGTTCGGCGGGTCCCTCATGGCGTTCGCGCTGCGGCTGACCGGTCACGACCGGCAGTGGGCCGAGGACGTCGTGCAGGAGACCCTGATCAAGGCGTGGCGGAACGCGGACAAGCTCGACCGCCGGCCGGAGATGCTGCGTGCCTGGTTGTTCACGGTGGCCCGGCGTACCGTCATCGACGGCTGGCGCAGCCGCAGTGTCCGGCCCCAGGAGCTCGAGGAGATCGAATCCGACGCGATCGCGGTGTCCGACGAATCGGACCGGACGCTCGCCGCGATGATCGTTTACGAGGCGCTGCAGGGCCTTTCGCCCGAGCAGCGGGAGGCCATCCAGCAGACCTACCTGCGCGATCGGACCGTGAACGAGGTCGCGGCGACCCTCGGCGTACCTCCCGGAACCGTCAAGTCCCGCATCCACCACGCCGTCCGCGCGCTGCGCCGGGCCCTGCGCGAGCGGGGGTGA
- a CDS encoding zf-HC2 domain-containing protein: MAGSAHTDVAAYVLGVLSEAENTQFEAHLMNCPHCQLDLIELYQLPDVLDLVKRSWPEPPMPAPSPRTLAPGPRVLRGLMEEATVKRRRRKRLGLLAGAAAAALVVAGPLVTLAVRPADAVPPASLAAPSTKQAPPETGVLATSVPPAPATPAQPGGGQTYGRGSGGSAVNALVTVSPVEWGSRVELELRGIVGPVKCQLVAISTAGDERVVSSWSVPPKGFGIPGSPEPLRLQGTISLAMDQIGRFEVRGDDGSVLVSVQR, from the coding sequence GTGGCCGGGTCCGCACACACCGATGTCGCCGCGTACGTGCTCGGCGTCCTCAGCGAGGCCGAGAACACCCAGTTCGAAGCCCACCTGATGAACTGCCCGCACTGCCAGCTCGACCTGATCGAGCTCTACCAGCTGCCGGACGTCCTCGACCTCGTCAAGCGCAGCTGGCCGGAACCCCCGATGCCGGCGCCCAGTCCCCGGACCCTCGCGCCCGGGCCGCGCGTGCTGCGCGGCCTCATGGAAGAGGCCACGGTGAAGCGCCGCCGCCGCAAGCGCCTCGGCCTGCTGGCCGGCGCCGCGGCCGCCGCCCTCGTCGTGGCCGGCCCGCTCGTGACACTGGCGGTCCGGCCCGCCGACGCCGTCCCGCCCGCGTCGCTGGCCGCGCCGAGCACCAAGCAGGCGCCGCCGGAGACGGGGGTCCTCGCGACGAGCGTGCCCCCGGCACCCGCCACGCCGGCCCAGCCGGGCGGTGGCCAGACCTACGGCCGCGGCAGCGGCGGGTCCGCGGTCAACGCCCTCGTGACGGTCTCGCCGGTGGAGTGGGGCAGCCGCGTCGAGCTCGAGCTGCGCGGGATCGTGGGGCCGGTGAAGTGCCAGCTGGTCGCGATCTCCACCGCGGGCGACGAGCGCGTGGTCTCCAGCTGGTCGGTGCCGCCCAAGGGGTTCGGCATCCCGGGTTCGCCGGAACCGCTCCGGCTGCAGGGAACCATTTCGCTGGCGATGGACCAGATCGGCCGCTTCGAAGTCCGCGGTGACGACGGCTCGGTCCTCGTTTCCGTGCAGCGCTGA